Below is a window of Streptosporangiales bacterium DNA.
CCCCACGGCGGCGAGCACTCCGGTGTCACGGTCGAACGCGAGCCGCCGCCACGACACCCGCTCACCGGAGGCGAGCGCACGCGCCGTGGACGCGGACACGGGTCCGTAGCCGCGCAGCTCGGCCGGGGTAGTGCCGCCCTGCAGGGTGTCGACAGGGACGGTGACCTCCACGAGAGTGGTGATGTTCCGGCGCACGTTGTCGTCCAGCACGAGGTCGACGAACGCGTCGAACCTGCGCTGCTCCAGCGTCCGGGTATCGCCGGGGATCAGCTTCCGCGCGAGATCATCGACCAGGTTGAAGATGGTGGTGGTCTGTTCCGCGGGTCCACGCATCACCAGGATCCCGGTCTCGCCGGGGTCGGGGCGGTGCCACACCGTCCGGTCCTCGAAGGCGCGGTCCTTGTGTTCTTCCGCGCCGGCGGGGTCGAACTTGGCGACGGCGTGGTTGATGCGGCCGCGGAACTGTCCGACGGGGAGGTCGGGGCGCCGCAGCGCGTACTCCTCCACCAGCGCGGTCGTGTCGGGGTCGAGGTGTTCGACGGCGTCGGCGAGGACCCGTACGTGCATTGCGGTGAGTTCCCCGGCGGCGAACAGCTTCGCGGTGGCGGGGAGCCGGTCCATGGTGATGCGGGAGACACCGAGCCGGGACCCGGCGGTGTCCGGCGCGATCCGCAACACCGCCGCGACCTCTTCGCGGGTGAAGTCATCCTTGCTGACTTCGCGAAGTTGGTCGAGGCGGGCGAGCGCCGCGAACTGACGGGCCTGCGCCGCGGCGAGACACCGCTCATAGGCAGCGAGCACGGCCAGCGAGACCTCGGCCGCCGCGGTCGAGAGATCGATCGCATCGAGCACGGCATGCGAGGACCCGGAGGCGGGAAGTGCCTCGATCCGGTCCAGCTCCACAACATCGTCGAACATGTGTTCGAGTCTACCACAACTGAGAGACGGTTGATAGGCCGGATTCCCTTACGTAGCAAGGGAATTCGCGCACAAGCCAGCACCGCAGACGAACCAGGAAGCGGGGCAGCCACAGAGCTGCCTCACCCCGTAGACGCGCGCTCTTCGGGTCGGGCGGTGGGTGTCAAGACTCCGCCAGACCACCGCACCACGAAGCAACGGCCGCGCGGATTCTTGACACCCACCGCCCGACCCCAACCCTCAAAAGAGGGGTGAGTCAGCGGCCCACAGACAGCGGCCAAGAGGTGAGGCAAGGCGAACTCAAACCTGGGTAAGGATCTCCACCCCCTCGCCGGTGACGAGGACCGTGTGCTCGAACTGTGCGGTGCGCTTGCGGTCCTTGGTGACGACGGTCCAGTCGTCGTCCCACATGTCCCACTCGTGGGTGCCGAGTGTGATCATCGGCTCGATCGTGAACGCCATGCCGGTCTCCATGACGACGTCGAGTGCGGGGTTGTCGTAGTGCGGCACGATGAGGCCGGAGTGGAACGTCGTGCCGATGCCGTGGCCGGTGAAGTCGCGGACGACGCCGTAGCCGAAGCGGCGTGCGTACGACTCGATCACGCGGCCGACGGCGTTGAGCGGGCGTCCGGGGGCGACGGCGCGGATGCCGCGCCTCGTGGCCTCGTAGGTGCGCTCGACGAGCAGTCGGGACTCCTCGTCGACGTCGCCCGCGAGGAAGGTGGCGTTGGTGTCGCCGTGGACGCCGTCGAGGTACGCCGTCACGTCGATGTTCACGATGTCGCCGTCGGCGATGACGGTGGAGTCGGGGATCCCGTGACAGATGACCTCGTTGAGCGAGGTGCAGATCGACTTGGGGTATCCGCGGTAGCCGAGGGTCGACGGGTACGCGTCGTGGTCGCACAGGAAGTCGTGACCGATGCGGTCGAGGTCGTCGGTGGTGACACCGGGACGGACGTGTACGCCCATCTCCTGCAGGGCCTGCGCGGCCAGCTTGCCGGCAATCCGCATGCGTTTGATCGTGTCGTGGTCCTTGACGTCGGACTCGCCGAGAGTGGGGGACGCCTTGCCGACGTACTCGGGGCGCGTGATGTGCGCGGGAACGGTGCGGATGGGAGACAGCTCTCCCTTGGTGACAGGCACGGTCCGAGTCTAGTGCGACACTGGAAGCATGAGTAACTCAGCGCAGGAGGCGGGCGCGTATGAGCACTGAGTGGTGGTACTGCGTGGTGCACAAGACCGTCGAGGAGGCGGAGGGCTGCCGCAACGCGGACCGGCTCGGGCCGTTCCGGACGAAGGACGAGGCCGAGGGCGCGCTGCGGCGGGTTGAGGAACGCAACCAGGCGTGGGACGACGACCCGCGCTGGCGCGACGACTGACCGATCGTACGAAGGATGGAGTCGAGGCCCGGGCGTTGACGCCCGGGCCTCGACTGTGACGTGCGTCGGTCAGCGCCTCACTGCGCGCTTGGCGGCCGCCTTGCGAGGCGCCGCCTTCTTCGCGGTCCTCTTCGCCGCAACCTTGCGAACGGCCTTCCTGGCCGTCTTCTTCGCCGCGGTCTTGCGTGCGGGTACCTTCTTGGCGGTCTTCTTGGCCGTGGCCTTCTTGGTCGCCGCCTTGCGGGCTGGTGCCCTCTTGGCGGTCTTCTTGGCCGTGGCCTTCTTCGTGGCCGCCTTGCGTGCAGGCGCCTTCTTGGCCGTGGCCTTCTTGGCGGCCGCCTTGCGGGCTGGTGCCTTCTTGGCGGTCTTCTTGGCCGTAGCCCTCTTGGTTGCGGTCTTCTTCGCCGCCGGTCGGGCTGTCGCCTTGCGCGCAGTCGCCTTCTTTGCGGCCGTCGCGCGCTTCGCCGGAGCCTTCTTAGCGGTGGCCTTCCTGGCCGTGGTCTTCTTCGCGGTACGGGTCGCTGCGGTCTTGCGCGCAGTGCTCTTCTTCGCAGCGCCCTTCCTTGCGGGTGCCATTGCTTTCGTCGCCTCCGTGAGTGTCTACGAGTACCTATGCCGCACTCGTTGATGAAAACCATGCATGGAAGAAGCATGTTTTACCAGTAGGCACGCGCTATTCGCTACAAGGGGTTCGAAGTGCCAATCGACGGGTGTGAACGCGTGTAGCACGTCGATGTGCCGATTTCCCTTACATATCAAGGGAATCCGGCTACTCGGAGGTGCTTGGTCCGCTGATCGCCTCGAGTGCACGTGCGATGCGCGAACGGATGCGTCCGCGTCGTCCGCTGCTCTCACCGGCCGCGAGGTTGACGAGATGCTGCACCGTCTCGAAGGCGACGGCGGTGTCACCGAGATCGGGTACGGGAACGCGTGAGTCGTTCGGAGGGACGACGATGGGACCCGGAACGCTCAACGACTCGTGCGTGATGGACGACAGCTCGTCGTCGCCGGTGTCGATGCTGAAGACGGTGCCGCCCTTCCTGCGCGCGTCGTCGACGCGTTCGAGTAGACGCGGTGGTGCGGCGGACGGCGCGACGACGAGGACGAGGTCGCCTCGCCGCGCGAAGTCGAGACGTCGCATGCCCATCGTGAGATGCTGTGGGCCCTCGCGTGGAGGACTCCACCGCACGAGAACGGGCGAGATCTCCGGGATCCCTTCCCAGCGCGCGGTCTCGTCGAGGTGCGCGGCGAGGTGCCACGGTTCGTCGTCGGGCGTGCCGACGAGCAACAGGCCGTCCGGGTTGCGGGTCATGCGCCGCATGTCGGCGGCGAAGTCGCCGATGCGACGGGGCCACTCTGTCGGTTGGAGCAGCAGCCTGAGCATCGCAGCGGTCGTCGCGTCCACCCGTCCATGGTGCCTTCCCCGGCGTCCGGATGCGAGCATGGCCTCTGATGATGGAGACGCGACGACACCCGGTCGACGACCTCGGCGTGCCGGTCCCGGTGCCGAGGGACGTCACGCGCGTCGTGTCACTCGTTCCTTCGCTGACCGAGACCGTGGCCGTGACGGCGCCGGGTCTGCTCGTCGGTGCGACCGACTGGTGCACGCATCCGGCCGACATCGACGTGGTGCGCGTGCGCGGCACGAAGAACCCCGACGTCGCGCGTGTCGTCGCCCTCGAACCTGACGTCGTGCTCGCGAACTTCGAGGAGAACCGGCAGGCCGACATCGACGCGTTGCGCGACGCCGGTGTCGCGGTGTGGGTGACGCGCTGCGTCACCGTCGCGGAGGCGTTCGCAAGCCTCGAGCGGATGGTCGGCGCACTCGGTCTCGCGCCACCCGCATGGCTCGACGACTCCCGACGGATGTGGGCCGACGATCACGCCGGGCGACGCAGGGTCGCGGTCGTCCCGATCTGGCGCCGCCCGTGGATGGTCCTCGGGTCCGACACGTTCGCCGGTGACATGCTCGCTCGGCTCGGCGTCGACAACGCGTACGCCGCGCATGCCGAGCGCTATCCGCGGGTGCCGCTCGACGAGCTGCGTGCGGCCGCGATCGATCTCGTCGTGCTGCCGGACGAGCCGTACGCGTTCACCACGACCGACGGGCCGGAGTGCTTCCCCGGTCACGACGTCGCGTTGGTCAGCGGCCGGCACCTCACCTGGTACGGGCCGTCGCTCGTCGAGGCGCGGTCCGTCCTCACCGATCAATTGCGTCCTCAGCTTCGGTGAGGCTGCAGCTCCTTGCTCCACAGCACGCGGGCCGAGTTGTCGCGCAGGCGTACGGTCAGACGCCTGCTGTGTCCGTCTATGCTCACCTGGCCGAAGAACTGGTACTCGGTGGCGGGGGAGACGTTCGCCTCGGTGGGTGCCTTGACGAAGACCTGCTCGCAGCCGAAGCTCGTGTCGATCGCGACCGCGGGGAACCCGCCGGAGTTCAGCGGACCCGACACGAACTGCCAGAACGGGTCGAAGTCCTTGAACGCGGCACGCTCCGGGTCGAAGTGGTGTGCCGCGGTGTAGTGGACGTCCGTCGTGAGCCAGACGACGTTGCGGATGTCATGGCGCTTGAGGAACGACAGCACCTCGGCGATCTGGATCTCGCGGCCGAGCGGCCGGCCGTCGTCGCCCTGCGACACGCCCTCGAAGTCCTCTCCGTCGGCGACGACCAGGCCGAGCGGCAGATCGTTGCAGATGACCTTCCAGGTGGCGCGGGACGCGAGCAGCTCGCGCTTCAGCCAGCGCGCCTGCGCGTCGCCGAGCACGCCGCCGTTGTTGAACTCCTGCCGGTTCGCCGAGTTCGGGTCCTTGTACCACCGCATGTCGAGGACGAACACGTCGAGCAGCGGACCGTGGTGGAGCGTCCGGTAGATGCGTCCCTGGTCGTCGTAGCGCGTGGCGATCGGTGCGTACTCGCTCCATGCCTGGTACGCGCGGCGCGCCAGCACGTCGACGCTCTTCTCCTGGTACCGCGGGTCGTCGATGACCTCGCCCGGGTACCAGTTGTTGAGCGTCTCGTGGTCGTCCCACTGCTGGATCTGCGGGACGTGCGCGTAGAACTCGCGGAGGTTGTCGTCGAGCAGGTTGTACTTGTAGTTCCCGCGGTACTCGTGCAGCGTCTCCGCGACCTTCGACTTCTCCTCGGTGACGACGTTGTGCCAGACCGTGCCGTCGGGCAGCGGCACCTCGGACTCCATCGGGTTGTCGGCGTAGATGTTGTCGCCGTTGCAGACGTAGAAGTCGGGGTCGAGCCCGCGCATCGCGGAGAAGATGCGGTAGCCGCCGCGCGCCTCGTCGATGCCCCACCCCTGGCCGCCGAGGTCGCCGGACCAGACGAACGAGACATCGGAACGCCGCGCCGGAGCCGTGCGCAGGTGACCGGTGACGGGCTCGCCGGTCCGCCGGTCGTCGCGCGCGTCGACGGGCGTCACCCGGTAGTAGAGGTCGGAGCCGGGTGGAAGGCCGGTGAGCAGCGTCTTCCCCGTGTTGTCCGACGCCGGGGTGAGGTACGCGCCGCGGACCGTGCGCGCGTGCGCGAGGTCGGGACGGCGGCTGACCTCGACGAGCATGCGGGCGGGCCGGTCGCTGCGTGCCCAGACGGTCGCCCTGGTCGCCGACACGTCACCGGACTGCACGCCGTGGGTGAGCGACGGACGTCCCCGGCGCACGAGCGAGGGCGCGCGCCGGTCGGCGGCGGCCGCGGTCGCCGGTGCGACGAGCGAGGGCAGCGCGAGCGAGCCCCCGACGACGGTGAGGAACGCGCGACGCGACGGGCGTCCCGGCGACGTGGGTGAGGTGGGCATGACGAGACACCTTTCGCCGCAGGGGCATCGGACCTGTCGTACCGGTCCTATCCGGGGCAGGTGTCGCGTGGCTGAAGGAATCTTGAACAACGCGGTGGGGTGACGCGGCCCGTGGCCGGGTGCGGCCATCCTGCGACGCAGTGTCACCACCGGCGACGTAATGCCCTACGCTCACCGCATGGGGAATATGGCGTCGATTCTCGGTCTGCTGCTTGGCCTCGTCCTGATGGCCGTCGGGTTCCTCATCCTGTACTTCGTCGTGAAGGCCGCGGTGAAGAGCGGAACGCTCGAGGCGCTCGACGACCCGCGCGCGACGCTGGGCGCGCACCGCATCGTCAACCAGCTCGCCGGCAACGAGGCGCCGCAGCGGCAGCAGCCGCAGCCGCAGTACCAGCAGCAGCCGCAATACCAGCAGCCGCAGCAGGGTCAGCAGCAGAGCCACTACCAACAGCAGGGCCCGCCGCCGCAGTAGTACCTACCGCTCGTACTCGCGCCAGGCGTTGGTGATCGGCTGCCGCCGGTCGCGGCCGAAGTTGCGCTCGGAGATCTTCGGGCCGGGCGGGAACTGGAAGCGCTTGTACTCCGCGCGGTCGACCATCGCGGTGACCAGGTCGACCATCGCCGGGTCGTGCCCGCGTTCGATCAGCTCCTCGCGACCGAAGTCGTCCTCGACGTAGTCGTCGAGGAGTGCGTCGAGCTGCTCGTACGGCGGCAGCGAGTCGCTGTCCTGCTGGCCCGGTCTGAGCTCCGCGCTCGGCGGCTTGGTGATGGTGTTCTCCGGGATCGGCGCCTGCAGTCCCCGCTTCTCGGCCTCCGCGTTGCGCCACCGCGCCAGTGCCCACACCGTGCTCTTGGGGACGTCCTTGAGCGGCGCGTAACCGCCGGCGGAGTCGCCGTACAGCGTGGAGTACCCGGTGCCGAGCTCGCTCTTGTTGCCGGTGGCGAGGGAGAGGTGGCCCTCCTCGTTGGAGATCGACATCAGGATCGTGCCGCGGATGCGTGCCTGGAGGTTCTCCGTCGCGAGTCCGGTGAGCGACACCTCCGCCGCGTAGGCGTCGTAGATGCCGCTGATCGGGTGGACGCGGTAGCCGATGCCCTGGCGCTTCGCGAGGTCCTCCGCGTCGGCGAGGGAGTGGTCGGACGAGTGCTGCGACGGCAGCGCGAGCGCGTGGACGTTGTCGGCGCCGAGCGCGTCGGTGGCGATCGTGGCGACGAGTGCGGAGTCGATGCCGCCGGACAGGTTGAGGACGGCGGACGTGAACTGGTTCTTCCGCGTGTAGTCACGCATGCCGAGCACCAGCGCGCGGTAGACCTCGTCGAGGTCCTCGAGCGGCTCCGCGAACGTGGGTGCCTGCGGCTCGTACCTCGGCACCGTGTCGGTGGAGATGACGACGCGGTCGACACCGGGCATCAGCGCCGTCGGGTCACCCGACGCCTCCTTCAGCTCGAGGTCGACGACGAGCAGGTGCTCGGCGAACTGCGGGGCCCGCGCGACCAGCTCGCCCTTGGCGTCGACGACGAGGGAGTCGCCGTCGAACACCAGCTCGTCCTGGCCGCCGACCATGTTGACGTACACCAGCGGACAGCCGACCTGCTTCGCGCGGCGCGCGCACAGCTCGAACCTCGCGTCGTCCTTGAGCCGTTCGTACGGCGACCCGTTGATCGCGACGACGAGACCGACCTCGGCGGCCCTGGCGTACACCGACGGCCCGGTGTCCTGCCACAGGTCCTCGCAGATCATCAGCGCCACGTCGACGCCGCGGACCCGACCGACGGCGAGGTCCTGCCCGGGCACGAAGTAGCGGAACTCGTCGAACACGCCGTAGTTGGGCAGGTGCCGCTTCGCGTACCTGACGATGACGCGTCCGCCGTTCAGGAACGCGCCGGCGTTGAGCGGTGCCGACGGCGGTTGCCCCGCCTTCTGCCACTTGCCCCCGATCGCGTCGAGGTAGCCGACGACGACGGTGACGTCGCCGAGACCCTCCTCGGCCAGCCGGGTGGCGAGCCTCGCGAGCTCGCGGCGCGAGGCGTTGCAGAAGGACCGCCGCAGCGCGAGGTCCTCCACGGGGTAGCCCGAGAGGTACATCTCGGGGAAGACGACGAGGTGGGCGCCGGCCTCCTCGGCCTCGCGGACCGCGTCGAGCGCGCGGTCCGCATTGGCGCGGAGGTCTCCGACCGTCGGGTTCGTCTGGGCCAAGGCCACACGCAGCTGAGTCACGGAGGAATGCTAGAGCCGGCGGCGGCGATCCGGAAAACCCGGATGCGTGGACCGCAACCGGCCTTGACCGGCCCGCGTCAGCTGTCTCCCGCGAGCCGGTCGACGCCGTCGGCGGTGACACCGATGCGCCGGCCGTCCGGCAGTACGAACTCGACGCCGTGACGGGTGGGCAGGTCCGCGGCGAGGGCGGCCACGGTGGTGCGTCGTGGCCGGACGTCGGGGTGGGCGGTGCGGGCGTCGTCGTCGCGTACCCAGGCTTCGACGGCTGGTCCGGGCCTGTCGTCGTGCGCGATGGTGAGGTCGCCGGCTGCGTCGGCGGTACGGTCACCTCGCCGTGGCCGATGACGCGGAGGTCGTGGGTGGTGAGTTCGTCGGTGCGCAGCCGTGTCAGGCGTGTGGCGAGGTCGTCGCCGCCAGGTGTGTGTGGGGTGTAGCGGGGGTTAGGCTGCCGCTGGAGGTCGACATCGACGGGTCATAGATCGGCTAACGCGGCGCTAAACCGCCTGCCACGCCGGCCACCCGTGAGGGGCACCCTCACCGTGCTCTGGGACGGTGAGGGTGCCCCTCACGGGTTGGAGGGCTCAGGACCGGTCGACGGTGAGGTCGGTGATCTCGTGCCTGTCGTACCCGGTGAGGTCGAGGAAGGCGGTCAGGACCTCGTGGGGGCTCCGCGTCGACCCGGGATGCTGCACGACGGCGACGCGTTCGCTCCGCTCCCACCAGGGTGCGACGAGGGCGACCTCGTCGCCGGTCCGTAGGCGCAGTAGCAGGACCTCGCGTTCACCGCCGTCGGTGCCTTCGATCGTGGTGAACATACGTTGCAGGCGCTCGCCCACCTCGACATACCGGCGGGGTAGCGCCGCGACGGCGCGGCCTGTTCGGAACTCGTCGGAGCGGGAGGCATCGAGCGGGACGAATGCCGGAGTGACCCAGGGGCGCCTTGCGTCCATGCGATCCCTGACCCGTGCCACGAAGTCCCTGATGTCCTGGTCGGTGTGGTCGGCGGGGATGGGACCGGGGAGGAGGTCGGTCAAGTCGTCGCCGGAACGCAGCGCCTCGCCGAGCGCGGCGTAGCCGTCCTCCTGGCCGAACCCGCGCATCGGTTCCTCGAGCATCGCGAGGGCCTGGTGCTCCGCGAGGTCGTCGTCGAGGTCCCGCTCGAACTGCACCGAGTAGACCAGGCCGCCGACCAGCCGGCGCCATCGCGGTTCGTTCATCAGACCCATATGCTGTCCACCTTGTCGACGCGCACGCCGGCCCGCCTCAACGCGTCGACGACCCGATACAGGTGCTCGGGATCCGGCCAGTAGTGTCCGCTTCTCCTGTTGATGTAGATCGCCTTCCCGTTGCGAACCGTCAGCTCTCCGGCTCCGGCGACGGGTTTCCCGCCGAGGAAGCTGGAGTGGTGGAGCTTTCCGACCTCGTGTGTCTTGGAAGCGTAGAGGTTTCCGTACTTGTCCATGGCGTAGATGGCCTCGCCGCCATGGGCTGATCTGGCCCCTGTGCTGTCGAAGAGTTTGCCTTCTGTCGTGTACAACCGTCCGTTGTGCGCGAAGAGGCGGTGCTGCTCGAGCTTGGTGGGACTGAAGTATTGGACGCCCGTCCTCACCCTTCCGTCCTTGTCCCACCGGGGCCTCTCCTCCCCTTCGTACCTCGGATTCATCTCCTTGTCCTCCATGGACGGGCCGTCCTTGTCCGTGCGCGGCGGCGGGATCTCGTCGGGCGGCGTGATCCTGCTGTCATAGAAGTCGGCATGCTTCCCGTACGTCAGGATCTCGTCGGTGCTCTTGCCGCTAGCGAGGATCTCGTCGACGCTCTCGCTGCCGGCGAGGATCTCGTCGGTGCTCTTGCCGCTGGCCAAGATCTCGTCGACGCTCTTGCCGCTAGCGAGGATCTCGTCGGTGCTCTTGCCGCCGGTCGTTCGCTTGGGTGGCGTCCCGTCGGTCCCATGGGGTCTGACGCCCGTGTCACTGCTGCCGGGCGTCTTCGTGGGCGGTGGTGGAGTGGCGCCGTCGTCGAGCTTGTTGAGCTTGCTGAGCCCGTTCGTGTCGTGGGGTATGTCGGTCTTGCCGAACAGGGTGTCCTTGAGGGCGGTCTTCATCTCCCCGATGCCCTCGTTGATGGTCTTGACCAGGTGTCCCACCTTCGGCAGCACGACCTTGTCGACCTTGACGACCGCGGCCACGGCGTCGTCGACGAGCTTCACTCCAGCCTGCAGCATCCCGCCGGCCTTCCCGCTCGCTGCCAGGCCCTTGGGACCGGGAAGGAAGAACGTACCGACGTTGAATGTGGTCGCGCCTGCCGCGCGCGCCGGGTCCTCGCCCCAGGTGTCCCAGGCGACGATGCCCTTGACGGCGCCGAGCTGGGCATTCATCGCGTCGCTCACGAACTCGTCGACGCCTTCGGACGTCCAGCCGGCCATCTTCGCGCCGCCGTAGACGAGGATGGCTCCGGAGCTGACGAAGAGGACGCCCGCGACGGTCATCCCGAGGTTCTCCCAGGCGGCGCCGGTGTCGTCCAAGGTGTTGGCCCATTCCCAGCCGGTGAGGGCGTGGATTCCCGCTTGGATCGGGATGAGGGTGGTGATGCCGTCGATCGTGCCCAGGAGGCCGTCGATGTAGAGGCCCTTGTAGTAGCTCGCTCCCATGGCCGCCACGTCCACGTACCACGGGGCGTCCCACTCCGCCGCCGTGCCCCATGGGAGTTCCACGCCCTCCTGGAGCTCGCCGTCGATCTCCACCTCGGGGATGGAGCTCATGCCGTACGCTTCGACGCCGGGCAGCAGCCCGAGCCCGGCCATCTGTCCGAGGAACGTGTCGCCGGCGACGAACTTCCTGGTGCCGCCGAACAGCGCTTCGATGGCGTTGGCGTACTTGCGTTCGACGTCCCACATCTGCTCGACCTTGGCGCTGACGTCGTCGATCATCTCGTTGTTCTTGTCGACCTTCGCCTCGTCCTCGAGCCAGGCCTGGTCGGGGTCGCAGCTGTTCTCGTCGACGAAGTCCTGGGCGTCGGCCTTGAGGTTCTTCAGATCGGCGGCGATGGGACGCATCTCTGCGGCGAAGGCTTCGAGGATGTGACTGACCGCCCGGACGTGCTCGCCGAACTCCAGTCCCAGCTTCCGCACGGGCTCGGTCGCGGCGAACAGGTTCTCTGTCTCCGGAGCCCGGTACGACAGCCTGAGACTCTGCACGGTGGAGTGGATGGCGCTGCCGCGCGTGGTGATCCCGGTGCCAGCGGTCCGCAGCTTGTACGCGGCCGTCTCGATGCCGTCGCAGCTGCCGGTGAAGAGCGGGATCTCGCCCGGATTGATCACGTCGACTCCTGTCAGCCCACCGCCGGCGGAAAGAAGCAGATGCCGGAGCCGTCGTCGGACGCAGGTCCGCCGCCGCGCTTGATCCCGCCGTCGTCCGGCGGTTCGGTGCCGCCGCAGACACCGACCGGCTCATGTGTGCCGCCGGACCCGTCGCTGTCGCCCTGAGAGCCGGAGCCGTCACCGGTGGAGG
It encodes the following:
- the map gene encoding type I methionyl aminopeptidase, translating into MRTVPAHITRPEYVGKASPTLGESDVKDHDTIKRMRIAGKLAAQALQEMGVHVRPGVTTDDLDRIGHDFLCDHDAYPSTLGYRGYPKSICTSLNEVICHGIPDSTVIADGDIVNIDVTAYLDGVHGDTNATFLAGDVDEESRLLVERTYEATRRGIRAVAPGRPLNAVGRVIESYARRFGYGVVRDFTGHGIGTTFHSGLIVPHYDNPALDVVMETGMAFTIEPMITLGTHEWDMWDDDWTVVTKDRKRTAQFEHTVLVTGEGVEILTQV
- a CDS encoding NAD+ synthase: MTQLRVALAQTNPTVGDLRANADRALDAVREAEEAGAHLVVFPEMYLSGYPVEDLALRRSFCNASRRELARLATRLAEEGLGDVTVVVGYLDAIGGKWQKAGQPPSAPLNAGAFLNGGRVIVRYAKRHLPNYGVFDEFRYFVPGQDLAVGRVRGVDVALMICEDLWQDTGPSVYARAAEVGLVVAINGSPYERLKDDARFELCARRAKQVGCPLVYVNMVGGQDELVFDGDSLVVDAKGELVARAPQFAEHLLVVDLELKEASGDPTALMPGVDRVVISTDTVPRYEPQAPTFAEPLEDLDEVYRALVLGMRDYTRKNQFTSAVLNLSGGIDSALVATIATDALGADNVHALALPSQHSSDHSLADAEDLAKRQGIGYRVHPISGIYDAYAAEVSLTGLATENLQARIRGTILMSISNEEGHLSLATGNKSELGTGYSTLYGDSAGGYAPLKDVPKSTVWALARWRNAEAEKRGLQAPIPENTITKPPSAELRPGQQDSDSLPPYEQLDALLDDYVEDDFGREELIERGHDPAMVDLVTAMVDRAEYKRFQFPPGPKISERNFGRDRRQPITNAWREYER
- a CDS encoding alkaline phosphatase, coding for MPTSPTSPGRPSRRAFLTVVGGSLALPSLVAPATAAAADRRAPSLVRRGRPSLTHGVQSGDVSATRATVWARSDRPARMLVEVSRRPDLAHARTVRGAYLTPASDNTGKTLLTGLPPGSDLYYRVTPVDARDDRRTGEPVTGHLRTAPARRSDVSFVWSGDLGGQGWGIDEARGGYRIFSAMRGLDPDFYVCNGDNIYADNPMESEVPLPDGTVWHNVVTEEKSKVAETLHEYRGNYKYNLLDDNLREFYAHVPQIQQWDDHETLNNWYPGEVIDDPRYQEKSVDVLARRAYQAWSEYAPIATRYDDQGRIYRTLHHGPLLDVFVLDMRWYKDPNSANRQEFNNGGVLGDAQARWLKRELLASRATWKVICNDLPLGLVVADGEDFEGVSQGDDGRPLGREIQIAEVLSFLKRHDIRNVVWLTTDVHYTAAHHFDPERAAFKDFDPFWQFVSGPLNSGGFPAVAIDTSFGCEQVFVKAPTEANVSPATEYQFFGQVSIDGHSRRLTVRLRDNSARVLWSKELQPHRS
- a CDS encoding DUF222 domain-containing protein → MFDDVVELDRIEALPASGSSHAVLDAIDLSTAAAEVSLAVLAAYERCLAAAQARQFAALARLDQLREVSKDDFTREEVAAVLRIAPDTAGSRLGVSRITMDRLPATAKLFAAGELTAMHVRVLADAVEHLDPDTTALVEEYALRRPDLPVGQFRGRINHAVAKFDPAGAEEHKDRAFEDRTVWHRPDPGETGILVMRGPAEQTTTIFNLVDDLARKLIPGDTRTLEQRRFDAFVDLVLDDNVRRNITTLVEVTVPVDTLQGGTTPAELRGYGPVSASTARALASGERVSWRRLAFDRDTGVLAAVGDTTFRAGDLAGLLAAPVEAAPPAEPRYTPSARLARFIKARDVTCRFPGCTRRARRTELDHTVPWAAGGSTATWNLHCLCKRHRVS
- a CDS encoding cobalamin-binding protein — translated: METRRHPVDDLGVPVPVPRDVTRVVSLVPSLTETVAVTAPGLLVGATDWCTHPADIDVVRVRGTKNPDVARVVALEPDVVLANFEENRQADIDALRDAGVAVWVTRCVTVAEAFASLERMVGALGLAPPAWLDDSRRMWADDHAGRRRVAVVPIWRRPWMVLGSDTFAGDMLARLGVDNAYAAHAERYPRVPLDELRAAAIDLVVLPDEPYAFTTTDGPECFPGHDVALVSGRHLTWYGPSLVEARSVLTDQLRPQLR
- a CDS encoding histone → MAPARKGAAKKSTARKTAATRTAKKTTARKATAKKAPAKRATAAKKATARKATARPAAKKTATKRATAKKTAKKAPARKAAAKKATAKKAPARKAATKKATAKKTAKRAPARKAATKKATAKKTAKKVPARKTAAKKTARKAVRKVAAKRTAKKAAPRKAAAKRAVRR